Within Amedibacterium intestinale, the genomic segment TTCCAACTATTGATAAAAAAGGGTTAGCGGCAATGACGTCATCATTTTTTGCAGCACTATATTGTGCTTTTGGTAAATACGATATAGTTCATTTTCATGCGGAAGGGCCATGTGCGATGTTATGGATACCTAAATTATTTGGTAAAAAATGCATTGTGACTGTCCATGGTTTGGATCACAGGAGGGCTAAATGGAAAAATGGATTTGGTTCTAAATACATTTTATTCGGTGAAAAAGTAGCAGTTAAGTATGCTGACGAAATTATTGTTCTATCTAAAGGAGTGCAGGATTATTTCAAAAATACTTATAATAGAGAAACAGTATTTATTCCAAATGGAGTCAATAAGCCAGAAATTAAAGAAGCAAGTTTAATTAAGCAAAAATATAAACTAGAAAAAGATAGTTACATTCTTTATCTAGGAAGAATTGTTCCTGAAAAAGGACTTAGATATTTGATCAAAGCATTCAAAGATGTGAGGACAGATAAGAAATTAGTAATTGCTGGTGGTGCTAGTGATACTGATTCATTCTTCAATGAAATGAGAGAATTGGCTAAGGATGATCAAAGAATTGTTTTTACTGGTTTTGTACAAGGACAAGTATTAGAAGAATTATATTCTAATGCTTATGTTTATACATTACCAAGTGATTTAGAAGGTATGCCTTTGTCATTACTTGAAGGTATGAGTTATGGAAATTGTTGTCTAACAAGTGATATAGCTGAATGCACAGAAGTAGTAAGTGATAGAGCAGTAATTTTTAGAAAATCAGATATCAACGAATTAAGAGAAAAGCTGCAATACTTAGTTGATAACAGTGATATTGCAGATAAATATAAGAGCATAGCATCTGATTATATTTGTGAAAAATATAATTGGGATGAAATAGTAGAGAAAACAGTGGAGTTGTATCGAGTATGAAGATATTGATGATAAACAAGTTTCTTTATCCTAATGGCGGTTCTGAAACATATATATTCAAATTAGGTGATTATTTGAAATTACAAGGTCATGAAGTTCAATATTTTGGTATGGAACATAAAGGTAGATGTGTTGGAAATAATGTAGAAGCTTATACTTCTGATATGGATTTTCATGGAGGATCTAAGTTATCTAAATTAACTTACCCATTAAAAACCATTTATTCAATTGAAGCTAGAAAACAAATAAGAAAAGTTTTAGAAGATTTTAAACCTGATGTTTGTCATTTAAATAACTTTACTTATCAAATTACACCATCAGTTATTCTAGAAATTAAAAAGTGGAACCCTAAATGTAAAATTGTGTTTACAGCACATGATTATAACCTAGTATGTCCTAATCATATGTTGAATAATCCAAACACACATAAAAATTGTGAAAAATGTCTAGGTGGTCATTATATAAATTGTACTAAGAATAAATGTATTCATGGTTCTGGTGCTAAATCGTTAATTGGAACGATGGAAGCTATTTTTTGGAATACAAAAGGTACATATAAATATATTGATAAAGTCATTTGTTGTTCTGAATTTATGAAAACAAAGATGGATACGAATCCAGTGTTTAAAGATAAGACAGTAGCTCTTCATAACTTTATAGACAAAGTTGAATGGAAAGATACTGAAAAGAAAGATTATGTTTTATATTTTGGACGTTTTTCAGAAGAAAAAGGAATTGGAACATTAATTGATGTTTGCAAAGAATTAAAAGACATTCAATTTATTTTTGCAGGAACCGGTCCCTTAGAAGATAAAATAAAAGATATTCCTAATATCAAAAATGTAGGGTTTCAAACAGGAGTTCATTTAGAAAAACTAATTCGTGAAGCTAAATTTAGTATTTATCCAAGCGAATGGTTTGAAAATTGCCCATTTAGTGTAATGGAAAGTCAAATGTATGGAACTCCAGTATTAGGAGCTAACATTGGTGGAATTCCTGAACTAATTCAAGTTGGTAAAACTGGAGAGTTATTTGAAAGTGGAAATAAAGAAGATCTTAAGAATAAAATTATTCAATTGAACGAATCTAATATTCAAGATTATGTAGAGGATTGTAAAAATATTCAATTTGATACGATTAATGAATATTATGAAAAACTAAGGGATATTTATGCATAGAAGATATGAGAGTTTAGATTATTTAAGGGCATTCTCAGCACTAGGAATTTTATTAATGCATGTTTTAACAAATGGCAATTATGAATTATCTGGATTTGTATTTGATAAATTAATCCCATCATTTACTGATTTAGTATTCTTATTCATGGTTATTAGTGGGTTTTCAATGTGTTGTGGATATTATAAAAAAATAAGAAGTAATGAAATTAATATTGATGATTTTTATATAAAACGATTTAAAAGAATGTGGCCATATTTTACATTCCTATGTTTGATAGATTTTATTTTTTCACCAAGTCTAAATTCGTTATATGAAATCTTTGCAAATTCAACTTTGTGTTTTGGATTTCTCCCAAATGCAAATATTTCTGTAATAGGTGTTGGATGGTTTTTAGGATTAGTATTTGTGTTCTATGCAATATTTCCATTCTTTTGTTTCTTAATAGGAACAAAGAGAAGAGCGTGGTTTACATTTGGAGTATCAATTATCTTTAATCTATTAAGTATATATTATTTTGAAGCAACTAGAACAAATATCATTTATTCAGCAATGTACTTTATTGCCGGAGGTCTACTTTATTTATATAAAGATGACATTTCTAGTTTACTAAAGAAAAAGAAGTTGTATATTATAGTTATTTTATTAATATGTTTGATTGGATATTACCTTATAGATATGAAATCAATATTGATTTTACTGATTTCGATTTCTTTAATCATTATGTGTATTTTTGATCGGGGGGGAGTCAATTCCATTGTCTCCTTTATTAGTAATATAAGTATGGAAATATACTTATGTCACATGGTGATTTATAGAGTAGTTGAAAAACTACATCTAATACATATTAGCTCAAGTGAGTTAATTTCTTATTTATTCGCGTCATGTTTAGTATTTATAGGAGCAATTATTTTTGCTTTTATTAGTAAGAAATTTTTAGAAAGGTTAGGTTTTTTATGGCAGAAAAGAAATTAAACGGAACAGTAATAGTTACTTATCGTTGCAATGCACGTTGTTCAATGTGTAATAGATATAAGGCACCAAGTAAGCCTGATGAAGAAATTAGTATTGAAACTATTCGAAAATTACCAAAGATGTATTTTACAAATATTACAGGTGGAGAACCTTTTATTCGTACTGACTTAAAAGATATTGTTAGAGAATTGTATAAAAAGAGTGATCGTATTGTAATTAGTACAAATGGATTCTTTACTGATCGAATCGTTGATTTATGTAAAGAATTTCCTCAAATTGGAATTCGTATTTCTATCGAAGGTTTAGAACAAACAAATAATGAAATTCGTGGATTAAATGATGGATACAATAGAGGATATAGTACATTAAAGAAATTAAGAGAAATGGGTATGAAGGATGTTGGATTTGGTATGACAGTCCAAGATAAAAATGCTCATGACTTAGTTCCTTTATATAAGATTTCTAATGAAATGGGCATGGAATTTGCAACAGCTTCATTACATAATTCATTTTATTTTGTAGAAGCAAAAAATATTATTAAAGATAGACCAATGGTTGCACAAAATTTTGAAAATTTAGTTAATGAGTTATTAAGAAGTAATTCACCTAAAAAATGGATGAGAGCTTACTTTAATCATGGATTAATTAATTATATTTATGGACAAAAGAGACTATTACCATGTGATATGAGTTTTGATACTTTCTTTATTGACCCATATGGGGATGTTATGCCATGTAATGGTACTAAAGATAAAGAAGTAATGGGAAATTTAAACAAAAGTTCTTGGGATGAATTATGGAACAGTAAAGAAGCTGAAAAAGTAAGGAGTAAAGTTAGATGTTGTGATAGAGATTGTTGGATGATTGGATCTGTATCACCTGCTATGCATAAATATATTTGGAAACCTGGGTTCTGGGTAGTATGGCATAAGTTTAAATCTTTATTTACTAAGAAACCGTATTCTATGTATGAATTAAAGGTAGTAAGAGACTATAGAGATGGGAAAGTTACAAAAGAAGAATTAGATAAATGTAGTACATGTGACATGTGTGCTACAGTTAATAATGGTTTAAGTGCTGCATCAATGGAACAATTAAAGAATAAGACTGGTGAAGAGATTGTAGATGCTGATATTGCTAGTCAGATGAATGTTAAGTAAATTTGAAAGGAGAAGATAAATGAAAGTTGCGGTTATCACTAGGCATGCTATTACTAATTATGGTTCTATTCTTCAATCAATAGCAACTCAAAAAATGATATCTAAGCTTGGACATTCAAGTGTAATCATTAATTATATCCGAGAAGATGAAAATTACAAAAATCATGAAAAAACTTTACTTAATAGAAAAAGCTCATGGAACAATAATTTTTTTAAAAGAACAATTTATTTAATATTGCGCCAACCTTTCAGTGTATACTCGGGAAAAAGATTTGAAAAATATCAAAAAGATTATCTTAAGTTAACAGATTTATGTACAAATAAGAATGAAATAGAAAATGAATGTACAGATGTCGATGTTTTTATGACTGGAAGCGATCAAGTTTGGGGTCCTATGGAAAATGGTGAATATGATGATGCTTACTGCTTATCTTTTGTTGGTAATAATAAAAAGAAAATAGCTTATGCTGCTAGTTTAGGTAGAACGGATATGAATGATGACTTAAGAAGTTATTTCAAACATTGGTTATCACGATATACCAAAATTGCTGTGAGGGAGGATAGCGCTGTCGAAATATTAGATTCACTCGGTATTCAAGCTGATCAAGTTTTAGACCCAACATTAATGTTGGGAAGAGATGAGTGGAAAGAGTTTTTAGATAAAGATTTTAATAAAGGTAAATACATTCTTGTTTACCAACTGCATAATGATGAAAAATTATCTACTTATGCCAAAAAAGTCAGTGAAAAAACAGGTATGCCTTTAATTAGAATTTCAGCATCTTTTCATCAGTTGTTAAGAGGAGGTAAATTTCAATATTTACCAACTATAAACGAATTCTTGTCTTATATTGATAACGCTGAATGTTTAATTACTGATTCATTTCACGGAACGGCATTTGCAATTAATTTAAACACAACTTTTGTTGAAGTATTGCCTAATAATAAAACAGGGACTAGAAATTTAAGCATTTTAAGGTTAACACATTTGGAAGATAGAATCTTAACCGATATTAATGATGTTGGTTTGGCAAAAAATAAAATTGATTATACAAAAGTAAATAAAATATTAAAAGAAAAGCAAATTGAATCGATGAAAATTTTAAAAAATATGATTGAAGATTAGAGGTGTAAATGTGAAGACAGTATGTGACTTAGACGATTGTACTGGATGTATGGCCTGTATTGATATTTGTGGTAAACATGCTATTTCAATACAAGACAATTTAAAAAGTTATAATGCAGTAATTGATCAAAATAAATGCGTTAATTGTGGCTTATGTACAAAGGTATGTCAGAACAATTACAAAATTCAATCTTGCCAACCTACAAAATGGTATCAAGGTTGGACTAATGATGAACAAGATCGCCTAAAAGCTTCCTCAGGAGGTTTTGCAACCGCAATAGCAAAGTCATTTATTAAAAATAAAGGAATAGTATATAGTTGTGTTTTCAAAAATGGCGAATTTATATTTGAAAGCGCAAAAAATGAAAATGAAGTTGATAAATTTACAGGCTCTAAATACGTTAAGAGCAATCCAATCAATCTTTATAAAAATGTCTTAAATGATTTAAAAAGCGGTAAAAAGGTTTTAGTTATTGCTCTGCCTTGTCAAATTGGTGCTTTAAAACAATATATTAAACAAGAATTTCAACAAAACTTGTATACGGTTGACCTAATATGTCATGGTACACCATCACCAAATTTTTTAGAGATGTTCTTAAATCAGTATAATAAATCTTTAAAAATGTTTAATTCAATTATCTTTAGAGTTAAAGCAAAAATGCAAATCCATGGCAACAATGAAGGCATTGTTACTAAGGGAGTTAGCGATAAATATACAATTGCATTTTTAAATGGTCTTACATATACAGATAATTGTTATAAATGTAAGTATGCAAAGTTAGAGAGAGTATCTGATATAACAATTGGTGATTCATGGGGTTCTACACTGTCGGAAGATGAAAGAAAAAAAGGTATTTCACTTGCTTTATGTCAAACAAAAAAGGGAATAGAATTATTAGGTGAATCAAATTTATGTTTAAAGGATGTTGATTTAAATGAGGCTATTAATAATAATCATCAATTGAAAGCACCATCAACTACTCCTAGTCAAAGAAATAACTTTTTTAACGGAGTAAAAAAACATAAAAGGATTAATTTTTTGATTTTCATAATTTATCCAAGACAATCTATCAAACAAGATGTAAAAAATCTATTAATAAGAATAGGGGTTATTCGAAAAATTAATGGATAGTATTAAAATAGGAGATAGGAGTGAATAGATGATAAGTTTAATTATACCAGTCTTTAATGTAGATGTAGCATTATTGAAATGTTTGTTGGAAAGCATTACACTGAAGAGTGATTTTGAATTTGAAATTATCATTGTGGATGATTGTTCGACGAATATAGATTTATTAAATTTTGAATCTTATATAGAAAATCAGCCTCATTGTAAAGTTATCTCAACTGGTAAAAACTCAGGACCAGGAGTTGCTAGAAATATTGGAATTGAAAATGCTAATGGTAATTGGTGTATGTTTGCTGATGCGGATGATTTTTATTCACAAGGGGCAATTAAAATTGTTAATTCAACACTGATTAATAATAATCCAAATGCAATAATATTTGACTATAATATAGTAGCTGGAAATACTGTTAAAATGAAATCCTTAAGTAATTCTGATCAATATATTTCCAAGTCAGAAATACAAGAGCTTCTTGTTGGAAGTACAGAGTTAAACAATATATGGAGATGTGCCTTTTCGTTAGATATTATAAGAGAGAACAATGTATCTTTTCCCTCAGATATGCGCAATGGAGAGGATTTTATTTTCATGATAGAATACTTTAAACATTGTGATGAAGTGATTCATCTAAAAAAACCTCTTTATAATTATAGAATAAATGAAAATGGAATTACTCAAAATTTCACACTTTCGAAAATAGATGATGCAGTGAAGACTCTTCAATATAGATATCAATTATTAGATTTAAACTTTCACGAAAATACAAAAGCAAATATAAGTTTGTTTATTCAAAATAAGTATATTCAAGTATTATTCGATTATATGGCTCTAGCTTATAAAAATAAGGAATTCTCGTATGTTCAGATAATTAAAAATAATAAGTATTGTCAAAGATTATTAAATGATAAAAGTGAAAGTTTAGTCACTAATTTGAAAAGAAAAATAATTATAAGTTATAACCCACTTCTATTGATTTTCTTTTATACCATAAAGGAATGTGTGAAGAGTTTTGTTATAAAAATTAGAAATTTTTAAAGTCAATATAAGGATTAATTTCTATATTTTTGGAGGTATAAAATTATATGATTCAATATTTACTCACTTTCAGTATATCAAGTATTTTTATCTATATATCTAAATATATAAAAAGAAATCAGAGGTGGATATTATTTTTTATTGCTTTATTTATTCCATGTTTCTTAGCGGGCATAAGATCAGAAATAATTGGAACGGATGTAAACGTATATCTTATGCCAATCTACAATGCGGCTGAGAAAGCAGGAAATTTCAATGAATACTTAAATACAAGCTGGTTTAATATTTATCGCTATAATAGTGTCAAAGAATATGAAATTGGATTTATCACTGTAATTTATGTACTTGTAAAAATGTTTCACAGTATCTTTGTAGTTAAATTTTTTATACAATTTTTAATAATATATCCGATATATTTTGCATTAAAAAAGTATGGTGAAAAGACATTAATTTGGATAGGAATGTTAATATATTTTTTATTGTTTTTTAATCAATCCTTAAACATAATGAGACAGTATATTTCTATGTCATTTGTCTTTTTAGCGATAGTTGGTTTTATAAAAACAAATGATTTTAAACATTATGTCATATTTCAATTAATAGCATTAACATTTCATAGTAGTTCATTAATTGGATTAGGAATATTTTTTATTTACAAATTCTTATATAGAAATGAAGTCAATAGCATAACTGTTTTAAATAAAAGAGTAATGTATATATCCATTCTTGGATTACTATTGTTGTTATCTCCAACATTGATATCGAAATTTTTAGCGCAGATTGGATTGAACTCTTATTCTCTTTACATAAAAGGAGAATTAACTTTTATGCCAAATCAAATAATTATACGGTTACCATTGCTTATTCTTTCGTTAATAAATTGGAATAAGATGTGTAAAAAATCAGAATACTTCCATTTCTATTTTTGTATGCTAATATTTACTATATTATTTGCACAATTAGCTGGTTCGAGTCAATTTGGTGCAAGAATTGCTATTTACTTTGCAGTATTTCAAATAGTTTTATGTATTCAATTATGCAAGACAATAGGAAGAAATCAAATAAATATGGTGATATTGAATATAGGCATTATTGCATATTATCTTTTTTATTGGTGGTTTTATTATGCATATATGGGAATGGATGCTACCGTTCCGTTTATATCAATATCTAATTAATGATAGGAGAGTAAAATGAAAAAAATTGGTTTATTAACACTGGGTTCAAAAAGTTTTAATTATGGCGGAGTATTGCAACAATTTGGATTGTTTCAAACAATTAATAATTTAGGCTTTGAATGTGAAATAATTGATTATGATGTTAATTCTGAATTAAATATGTTTAGTTATAAATGAAACATTCCCATTTATTTTCTACTTTGATGCTCTTTTGTAATATGGATTTATTTCTTATAAATACAGAAAGGAAAAAGGATTTTGAATATATATATAAATTCTAGGTTTGAGAATGGAACGAAATTTAAAAAAAGTTTATTTAAAATGTTATTATTGTAAAAATCTTGGTGATGATATTTTTATAGATATTATATCTAAAAGATATCCAAATATTATTTTTAACATTTATGGTGACGATAATTACATGAACAAAAATAATATCAAAATTATAAATCGAAATTTATTTACTAAATTGGTGAATAAAATACTTATGATGTTAACAAATGGAAAAATAAATATTGAAACGTTTTTTTCTAAGAGATGTGATTTTAATGTTATACTTGGAGGTTCGATGTTTATAGAGAAAGAATTAAATCCTTATGAATACCTAAATAAGAAAAAAACATTTATTTTAGGGATAAATTTTGGGCCTTACAGTAGCGAACAATATTATAATTACTGCTTTAACTATTTTAGTGATGCTAAGGATGTTTGTTTTAGAGATCAAAAATCATATGATTTGTTTAATAAAATTGAAACTGCTAGAATAGCTCCAGATATTGTATTTTCACTAGATAATAAAAATGATGATTATTGTAGCAAAAGAATCATTATTTCACCAATTGATTGTACAAATCGTTTTGGTAAAAAAGTTAGAGAGAAATATGAAAGTTTTCTTAAACAAATTATTTGTTTGTATATTGAAAAAGGATTCTCAGTTGGTCTAATGTCATTTTGTAAGCAAGAAAATGATCATATAGTCGTTAAGAGGTTATATGAAGAAATTAATAGTCAGCAAGTAGATTGTTTTTATTATGAAGGAAACATAAATGAGGCAATTGATTATATCAACAATTCTTCAATAATTGTAGGATCTCGTTTTCACGCAAATATTTTAGGTATTAAGTTAAATAAGTCAATAATACCAATCGCATATAGTGATAAAACAATCGATGCGCTCAATAATTTAGGATTTGATAAATATATATTTGATATAAGAAAAATTGATGAATGGAATCTTACAAGTATAGATGATGAGTATTTATGTAATAAAATAGATGTTTCTAGAATAACTAAAGAAGCTGAAAATCATTTTTCTAAATTAGATTTAGCATTGAGAGGACATATTGATGGAGAGAGAAAATAAATTAATAAAAAACACAATGATAGTGGCAGTTGGAAAAATATGTACTCAATTTATTAGCTTCTTCTTACTTCCATTATATACTGCAGTATTAACGGCTAGTGAATATGGAGTCGTTGATTTGGTAAACACTTTTGTTTCTTTATTGATGCCAATAATATATTTGCAAATAGAACAAGCTGTATTTAGATTTTTAATAGATGCAAGAGAAAATAGAGACAATACAAGGAAAATTATTTGTTCTACATTCATATTTGTTACGATTTTAACTTTTTTTCTACTATTTTTCTATTTTTTCTTTGCAAAATATATTGTTAATGAATATAAATTGTATTTAGTTTGTTTGTTAATTGTTTCAATGTTTTCAAATATTAGCTTACAAATTACAAGAGGAATCGATGATAATTTTACTTACTCTGTAGGTAGTTTGATATCAGGAGCAGGTCATGTTATAATGAATGTAATTTTTATTTGCTACTTTAATTTAGGAGCAATTGGAATGCTTTTGGCATCAATAATTTCTAATATAATGTGCTTTTTATATGTTTTTTTCAAAAAGAGATTATGGAAATATATCTTATCATTTTCATTTGATACTGCTATTATAAAAAAAATGTTAAAATATTCTATCCCTTTGATACCTAATCAATTATCATGGTGGGTTGTTAATGCATCAGACAGAACATTAATACTATATTTTATAGGTGTAAACGCTAATGGGATCTATTCGGCAGCAAACAAATTTTCAGCAATAGTAATTTCTATTTTTAACATTTTTAATTTGACGTGGTCCGAATCTGCTTCACTTGCAATCAAAGATAAAGATAAGGCCCATTTTTATAGTAAAGTTATAAATCAGTCAATGAAATTTTGTTACTCATTATGTTTCGGTATCATTGCAATCATGCCTTTTGTGTTCAAATATGTTATAACTGGAGAGTCATTTTCTGAAGCTTATTTTCAAATACCTATTTTAATTATATCTGTAATTTTTAATGTGGTTGCATCTTTAGTAGGATCAATATATATAGCTTTAAAAAAATCTGGAGAGATTGCAAAAACTTCTTTTTTTGCAGCAATCTTTAATATTGCCATTAATTTATTGTTAATTAAATACATAGGTTTATATGCTGCTTCATTCTCTACATTGGTTTCTTATTTTACGATGGCAATTTATAGATTGGTAGATGTGCAAAACTATGTACAGATATCATTAGATTTTAAATTTATGTCCGTAAGTTTTGTAGTACTTTTAGAAATTGTTGTAATATATTATATTAATTCATTTTTGTTGAGCATAATTGGTTTAATAACAGTTTTATTATACTCTATAATTTATAATAAACATATAATTAAATCATTTTTTACCGCTATAATAAATAAGGTAAGTTAAATATAGTATTCTATGAGTATTACATCGCAATAACGACATCATAATAATTAATCGATGACAGTGTGTTAACCTAATGACGACACCATCTCACTAAACGACGACAGTGAAAACCTGCTCTTAACGGGCAGGTCATTTTATAATGTTAAGATTTATTTTCTCGTGTTCTCATGGATTTTTCACCTTTTATATGAATGAGGTAAGAATTAGCTACGACTCGGTCTAAAATTGCGTCCGCAACAGCACCTCCTCCAAGATTTGCATGCCATCCTTCTGGAAGAAACTGTGATGCGAAAACTGTCGATTTGCATCCATATCTTAATTCCAGCAATTCAAGAATATCAGACTGCTGCTGTGAAGTTGTTGGGTTCAACAGCCATTCATCAATAATCAACAATTCAGCTCTTGCATAGTATTTTAGTTTCTTCTTATATGACTCCTTGTTTCTGGCTTGATCTAGTTCATAAAGCAAATCTGGAAGTCTGATGTATTTGACATTTTTCGCTTTCTTGCAGGCTTCATTTCCTAAAGCAGATATGTAAAACGTTTTTCCAGCTCCTGTAGCACCTACTACAATTACATTAAGATGTTCATCTATGTAATCGCATTCTGCAAGTTTTAGAGTTAATACCTTATCGATTTCTCTATCTGGATAAAATCGTATATCACTGACA encodes:
- a CDS encoding oligosaccharide flippase family protein; protein product: MERENKLIKNTMIVAVGKICTQFISFFLLPLYTAVLTASEYGVVDLVNTFVSLLMPIIYLQIEQAVFRFLIDARENRDNTRKIICSTFIFVTILTFFLLFFYFFFAKYIVNEYKLYLVCLLIVSMFSNISLQITRGIDDNFTYSVGSLISGAGHVIMNVIFICYFNLGAIGMLLASIISNIMCFLYVFFKKRLWKYILSFSFDTAIIKKMLKYSIPLIPNQLSWWVVNASDRTLILYFIGVNANGIYSAANKFSAIVISIFNIFNLTWSESASLAIKDKDKAHFYSKVINQSMKFCYSLCFGIIAIMPFVFKYVITGESFSEAYFQIPILIISVIFNVVASLVGSIYIALKKSGEIAKTSFFAAIFNIAINLLLIKYIGLYAASFSTLVSYFTMAIYRLVDVQNYVQISLDFKFMSVSFVVLLEIVVIYYINSFLLSIIGLITVLLYSIIYNKHIIKSFFTAIINKVS
- a CDS encoding ATP-binding protein codes for the protein MINQNYEKLMKMNLTKMAELYKNQSTNKAYLELSFDERFALLIDGEADDKHNKLIYGIKKRSNIRMPEASVSDIRFYPDREIDKVLTLKLAECDYIDEHLNVIVVGATGAGKTFYISALGNEACKKAKNVKYIRLPDLLYELDQARNKESYKKKLKYYARAELLIIDEWLLNPTTSQQQSDILELLELRYGCKSTVFASQFLPEGWHANLGGGAVADAILDRVVANSYLIHIKGEKSMRTRENKS